One window of Burkholderia vietnamiensis LMG 10929 genomic DNA carries:
- a CDS encoding MarR family winged helix-turn-helix transcriptional regulator yields MEEPDRIAILQQFGRTYRAFMSAFETHVGQPMPRWRIMVALHTLDGQASQKKLVEVLRIDPGALTRQLKSLDALGWIERASDARDNRVTNVTLTAAGRAAFDACLPRRKAFLDRTVAQLPDDVLTALSGALAMLESRIAEVGSTPSPH; encoded by the coding sequence ATGGAAGAACCGGACCGCATCGCGATCTTGCAGCAATTCGGACGCACGTATCGCGCGTTCATGAGCGCGTTCGAAACGCACGTCGGGCAGCCGATGCCGCGCTGGCGCATCATGGTGGCGCTGCACACGCTGGACGGCCAGGCGTCGCAGAAGAAGCTCGTCGAGGTGCTGCGCATCGATCCGGGCGCGCTCACGCGCCAGCTGAAATCGCTCGATGCGCTCGGCTGGATCGAGCGCGCGTCCGATGCCCGCGACAACCGGGTGACCAACGTCACGCTGACCGCCGCCGGGCGGGCGGCGTTCGACGCGTGCCTGCCGCGCCGCAAGGCGTTCCTCGACCGCACCGTCGCGCAGTTGCCGGACGACGTGCTGACCGCGCTGTCGGGCGCGCTGGCGATGCTGGAGTCGCGGATCGCGGAGGTC